In Anseongella ginsenosidimutans, one genomic interval encodes:
- a CDS encoding 3-keto-disaccharide hydrolase: MRTRLVIFFLAVFAAGPHDSLYAQSTISFGTVTKPDWERADLKGEPASIKWINVNTNPDTWKLKKDVLVCSGEPIGVMRSEKQYENFILHVEWRHMEAGGNSGIFVWSDALPGKENRLPGGVEVQMLELDWVNQHKRDGVTPPIAYVHGELFGVGGVTTVPDNPRGTRSKSVENRCKGKGEWNTYDVVCVDGVIKLSVNGKFVNGISQSTIKKGYLCLESEGAEIEFRNLRLVELPPGVTTTAQTAPLAR; this comes from the coding sequence ATGCGAACAAGACTAGTAATATTTTTCCTTGCCGTCTTTGCTGCGGGGCCGCATGATTCGCTCTATGCCCAGTCAACGATTTCCTTTGGAACCGTAACGAAGCCGGACTGGGAACGGGCCGATCTGAAGGGGGAACCCGCATCCATCAAATGGATCAACGTCAACACCAACCCGGATACCTGGAAGCTGAAAAAGGATGTGCTGGTTTGTTCCGGAGAGCCCATTGGCGTAATGCGGTCGGAAAAGCAGTACGAGAATTTCATACTTCATGTTGAATGGAGGCATATGGAAGCAGGCGGGAACTCCGGCATCTTTGTATGGAGCGACGCCCTGCCGGGCAAGGAAAACCGGCTCCCGGGCGGCGTTGAAGTGCAAATGCTGGAGCTGGACTGGGTAAACCAGCACAAACGCGACGGTGTTACGCCGCCCATCGCCTACGTTCATGGCGAACTTTTCGGCGTTGGCGGCGTCACTACAGTACCTGATAACCCCAGGGGAACCCGCAGCAAATCCGTTGAAAACCGGTGCAAGGGCAAGGGCGAATGGAACACCTACGACGTGGTTTGCGTGGACGGCGTGATCAAGCTATCCGTTAACGGCAAGTTCGTCAATGGCATCAGCCAGTCAACGATCAAGAAAGGCTATCTCTGCCTCGAGTCGGAAGGCGCTGAAATAGAGTTCCGCAACCTGAGATTGGTGGAACTGCCGCCGGGAGTAACGACAACGGCCCAAACCGCTCCTTTGGCGCGGTAG